In a genomic window of Aquila chrysaetos chrysaetos chromosome Z, bAquChr1.4, whole genome shotgun sequence:
- the ERMP1 gene encoding LOW QUALITY PROTEIN: endoplasmic reticulum metallopeptidase 1 (The sequence of the model RefSeq protein was modified relative to this genomic sequence to represent the inferred CDS: deleted 1 base in 1 codon): MEQSATAAAVWRLRATGGHRDRDHGHPPARDDGDGDTGGKKRGGPPRRRLLPPPLLPEGRGAPLVLLYLLGLRALVHVSHRQLLSQPSAAGPREFSAPRARGYLDNITAIGPRTVGSPENEVLAVNYLLEQIQAIERESTDAHKISVDIQRPTGSFSIDFLGGFTSYYANITNVIVKLEPRNGAEHAVLSNCHFDSVPNTPGASDDAVSCAVMLEILNTLSKSSEPLQHAVIFLFNGAEENILQASHGFITQHEWAKSIRAFINLEAAGVGGKELVFQTGPENPWLVQAYVVAAKHPFASVVAQEIFQSGIIPADTDFRIYRDFGNVPGIDLAFIENGYIYHTEYDTSDRILTDSIQRAGDNILGVLKYLATSDKLAKSFEYRHGNVVFFDVLGLFVLAYPARVGTIMNYITAAIAFLYLSKKVLQPKTRAIHNLKKFFTAFGVTLISWVCTLVTVLIVAAFISVIGRSLSWYTHFYVSVFLYGTAAAANLVLVHTLAKKFFLKNMNEQYLGDIFFDASLMIWSIALAVVTQMGLCSAFICTLWVAFPLLAKLMIHKEFSQKGATMKFVMMYMLGMFVPYLYMMYLSWTVFEMFTPIMGRSGSEILPDVVLAGFIVVITMILSSYFINFIYLVKSTKTTLITLTAVFVVTLILVCSGIFFPYSSDAANPKPKRVFLQHTSRRFHDVHGNVVKSDSGIWINGFDYNGISHITPHVPEINDTIRTACEEHAPFCGLPWILPVHFMFRKNWYLPAPEIFPRSPIHFKVLSKELMPWNSVRLSFEVSGPSHMSLYVRPHEGSALSTWSLGDGIPVASLGGDYFVFYSHGLQATPWHFWVELTAPEKHSDGIVSLAIAAHYFFGEDQKSPQLYALLERFPNWTFSSGWSCTYDLFVF, translated from the exons CGGCTGTGTGGCGGCTCCGCGCGACCGGCGGCCACCGGGACCGGGACCACGGCCACCCGCCGGCGCGGGATGACGGCGACGGCGACACG GGGGGGAAGAAGCGGGGcgggccgccgcggcggcggctgttgccgccgccgctgctgcccgAGGGGCGGGGGGCGCCGCTGGTGCTGCTGTACCTGCTGGGGCTGCGGGCGCTGGTGCACGTCTCGCACCGGCAGCTGCTGAGCCAGCCgtccgccgccgggccccgcgaGTTCAGCGCCCCCCGCGCCAG GGGGTATCTTGACAACATAACAGCAATTGGGCCCAGAACAGTTGGAAGTCCAGAAAACGAAGTTCTTGCAGTTAACTACCTCTTAGAACAAATTCAGGCAATagaaagagaaagcacagaTGCTCACAAGATATCTGTAGACATACAGAGGCCCACCGGCTCCTTCAGCATTGACTTTTTAGGAGGCTTTACTAGTTACTATGCAAACATAACCAATGTCATAGTGAAGCTGGAACCCCGAAATGGAGCTGAGCATGCAGTGTTATCCAATTGTCACTTTGATTCCGTACCAAATACCCCGG GTGCCAGTGATGATGCTGTTAGCTGTGCAGTGATGCTTGAAATACTCAACACACTTTCAAAATCGTCAGAGCCCCTGCAGCATGCTGTCATATTCTTATTTAATggtgcagaagaaaatattttgcag GCTAGTCATGGCTTCATTACACAACATGAGTGGGCCAAGTCAATTAGAGCTTTTATTAACCTGGAGGCAGCAGGTGTAGGAGGAAAAGaacttgtttttcaaacag GACCTGAGAATCCTTGGTTGGTACAAGCATACGTAGTTGCAGCGAAACATCCCTTTGCCTCTGTGGTGGcacaggaaatatttcagagtGGCATTATCCCAGCAGATACAGACTTCCGTATCTACAGGGACTTTGGCAATGTTCCAG gAATAGATTTGGCTTTTATTGAAAATGGCTATATTTATCATACAGAATATGACACATCAGACAGAATTTTAACAGATTCCATTCAGAGAGCAG GTGACAATATTCTAGGTGTCCTAAAATACCTAGCAACATCAGATAAGTTGGCTAAATCTTTCGAGTATCGACATGGAAATGTTGTGTTCTTTGATGTACTTGGCTTATTTGTCCTGGCTTATCCTGCTCGTGTTGGCACCATCATGAACTATATTACAGCAgcaattgcttttctttatttaagcAAGAAAGTATTACAGCCCAAAACTAGAG CTATTCATAacctgaagaaattttttactgcatttgGTGTAACACTGATAAGTTGGGTCTGTACACTGGTGACAGTCCTTATAGTGGCAGCGTTCATCTCCGTCATTGGACGATCTCTTTCTTGGTACACCCATTTctatgtttctgtgtttctgtatggcactgcagctgcagctaATCTTGTTCTTGTGCACACGCTAGCCAAGAAGTTCTTCCTCAAG aataTGAATGAGCAGTACCTGGGAGATATTTTTTTTGATGCCTCATTGATGATTTGGTCTATAGCATTGGCTGTGGTTACTCAGATGGGCCTTTGTTCAGCATTCATTTGTACGTTATGGGTAGCATTTCCTTTACTTGCTAAGCTGATGATCCATAAAGAATTCAGCCAAAAAG GTGCCACAATGAAGTTTGTCATGATGTACATGCTTGGAATGTTTGTTCCATATCTGTATATGATGTATCTTAGTTGGactgtatttgaaatgtttacaCCTATCATGGGACGAAGTGGTTCAGAAATTCTACCAGATGTGGTGTTGGCAGGATTTATTGTGGTCATCACTATGATTCTGTCATCCTATTTT ATTAACTTCATTTACCTTGTCAAAAGTACAAAAACGACGCTAATAACTTTAACTGCTGTGTTTGTAGTCACTCTGATTCTCGTTTGTAGTGGAATCTTCTTTCCTTACAGTTCTGATGCGGCTAATCCAAAGCCTAAGCGAGTCTTTCTCCAG CACACGAGTAGAAGATTTCATGATGTACATGGAAACGTGGTTAAAAGTGACTCTGGTATATGGATTAATGGATTTGATTATAATGGGATATCTCACATAACTCCCCATGTACCTGAAATCAACGACACCATTAGAACTGCATGTGAGGAGCACGCTCCTTTCTGTGGCCTTCCTTGGATTCTGCCAGTGCATTTCATGTTCCG gaaaaactgGTATCTTCCTGCTCCAGAAATTTTTCCAAGAAGCCCCATTCACTTTAAAGTTCTGTCCAAGGAGCTGATGCCTTGGAACTCTGTGAGGTTAAGCTTTGAAGTATCTG GTCCAAGTCACATGTCTCTCTATGTTCGGCCACATGAAGGGTCGGCTCTGTCCACCTGGTCTCTCGGGGATGGTATACCAGTTGCTAGCTTAGGAGGAGactattttgtgttttactcccatgggctgcaggctACACCATGGCACTTCTGGGTAGAACTGACA GCCCCAGAAAAGCATTCTGATGGAATAGTGTCCCTCGCCATAGCAGCACATTACTTTTTTGGGGAAGATCAAAAGTCACCTCAACTCTATGCCTTACTGGAGAGGTTTCCAAACTGGACGTTTTCTTCTGGTTGGTCCTGCACTTATgacctttttgtcttttaa